A region from the Clavibacter sp. A6099 genome encodes:
- the rsmH gene encoding 16S rRNA (cytosine(1402)-N(4))-methyltransferase RsmH has product MALDDIHTPVLLERCLELLAPALQGEGAVLVDATLGMAGHSEAFLDALPGLRLVGLDRDPDALAIAGERLARFGDRVHLVHTVYDGIGRALDGLGIGEVQGVFFDLGVSSLQLDRVERGFSYSQDAPLDMRMDGTAGLTAAQVVAEYDELELRRIFYDYGEEKLAPRYASRIVQAREVEPITTSARLVEIIQQATPAAVQRAGHPAKRVFQALRIEVNQELSVLARAMPAAIDRLAVGGRVVVESYQSLEDRIVKRELRARSTSTAPVGLPVELPEHRPELKLLVRGAELADQHEIAQNPRAASVRLRAAERARRRHA; this is encoded by the coding sequence ATGGCACTCGACGACATCCACACCCCCGTCCTCCTCGAGCGGTGCCTCGAGCTGCTCGCCCCCGCACTCCAGGGCGAGGGCGCCGTGCTGGTCGACGCCACCCTCGGGATGGCCGGCCACTCCGAGGCGTTCCTCGACGCGTTGCCGGGCCTCCGGCTCGTGGGGCTCGACCGCGACCCCGACGCCCTCGCCATCGCGGGGGAGCGGCTCGCGCGCTTCGGCGACCGCGTCCACCTCGTGCACACGGTCTACGACGGCATCGGTCGCGCGCTCGACGGGCTCGGGATCGGCGAGGTGCAGGGCGTCTTCTTCGACCTCGGCGTCTCGTCGCTCCAGCTCGACCGCGTCGAGCGCGGCTTCTCGTACTCGCAGGACGCGCCCCTCGACATGCGCATGGACGGGACCGCCGGTCTCACGGCCGCGCAGGTCGTCGCCGAGTACGACGAGCTCGAGCTGCGCCGGATCTTCTACGACTACGGCGAGGAGAAGCTCGCCCCTCGATACGCCAGCCGCATCGTCCAGGCGCGCGAGGTGGAGCCGATCACGACCTCGGCGCGGCTCGTGGAGATCATCCAGCAGGCGACGCCCGCCGCGGTGCAGCGGGCCGGGCACCCGGCCAAGCGCGTGTTCCAGGCGCTGCGCATCGAGGTCAACCAGGAGCTGAGCGTGCTGGCCCGGGCGATGCCGGCCGCCATCGACCGGCTGGCCGTCGGCGGACGCGTGGTCGTCGAGTCGTACCAGTCGCTGGAGGACCGCATCGTGAAGCGCGAGCTGCGCGCCCGGTCCACGAGCACCGCGCCCGTCGGGCTCCCCGTCGAGCTCCCCGAGCACCGTCCGGAGCTGAAGCTCCTCGTCCGCGGCGCCGAGCTCGCGGACCAGCACGAGATCGCCCAGAACCCCCGCGCCGCTTCCGTCCGGTTGCGCGCCGCCGAACGAGCCAGGAGGCGACACGCATGA
- the mraZ gene encoding division/cell wall cluster transcriptional repressor MraZ yields the protein MFLGTHSPRLDDKGRLILPAKFRDELEGGVVMTRGQDRCIYVFTTREFEELHDRMRQAPLASKQARDYMRVFLSGANAETPDKQHRITIPQALRTYAGLDRELAVIGAGSRVEIWDAGTWDEYLTANESAFADTAEEVIPGLF from the coding sequence GTGTTCCTTGGCACCCATTCGCCTCGTCTCGACGACAAGGGGCGGCTCATCCTCCCCGCGAAGTTCCGCGACGAGCTCGAGGGCGGCGTCGTCATGACGCGCGGCCAGGACCGTTGCATCTACGTGTTCACGACGCGCGAGTTCGAGGAGCTGCACGACCGCATGCGCCAGGCGCCCCTCGCGAGCAAGCAGGCGCGGGACTACATGCGCGTCTTCCTGTCCGGGGCGAACGCCGAGACGCCGGACAAGCAGCACCGCATCACGATCCCGCAGGCGCTCCGCACCTACGCGGGCCTCGACCGCGAGCTCGCGGTCATCGGCGCGGGCAGCCGCGTCGAGATCTGGGACGCCGGCACGTGGGACGAGTACCTCACCGCCAACGAGAGCGCGTTCGCCGACACCGCGGAGGAGGTGATCCCCGGCCTGTTCTGA
- a CDS encoding DUF3040 domain-containing protein: protein MMPLSEQEQRLLEEMERSLYHNDADFVATVSGRRSRPNYTMVVVGVLVIVLGIAALAAGVITKLAIIGILGFAVMIVGALLIFSPRDAAGGASSPTSAPAPGRGGAKRPASSSSFMDRINERWEKRQGGQD, encoded by the coding sequence ATGATGCCGCTTTCCGAGCAAGAGCAGCGCCTGCTGGAGGAGATGGAGCGCAGTCTCTATCACAACGATGCAGACTTCGTGGCGACCGTCAGCGGTCGCCGCAGCAGACCCAACTACACGATGGTCGTGGTCGGGGTGCTGGTCATCGTCCTCGGCATCGCCGCCTTGGCCGCCGGCGTCATCACCAAGCTGGCCATCATCGGCATCCTCGGCTTCGCGGTCATGATCGTCGGAGCGCTCCTCATCTTCAGCCCGCGCGACGCGGCTGGCGGTGCGTCGTCGCCCACGTCTGCTCCGGCTCCCGGCCGAGGTGGAGCCAAGCGTCCGGCCTCGTCGTCCTCCTTCATGGACAGGATCAACGAGCGCTGGGAGAAGCGCCAGGGCGGTCAGGACTGA
- a CDS encoding polyprenyl synthetase family protein translates to MPESDRLVSHVQTRLDDFLTAQAAGLREISPDLVPIQEFSSDLLRGGKRFRAQFCYWGWRSVIDLEPSPAGRPQGEERPGYRAVVGVAAGLEIFHAAALVHDDIIDRSDTRRGRPAAHRRFEALHAAGGWVGSSPRFGEAGATLLGDLLLGWSDELLIDSLLALADGSAARATRAELATMRTQVTLGQYLDVLEEVAWPTVPEEDTLARAHNVIVYKSAKYSIEAPLVVGASLAGATPEQVVALRAIGLPLGIAFQLRDDVLGVFGDSAVTGKPSGDDLREGKRTVLIALARRRLPDGVRRTVDALLGDPDLDDEQIRVLQSILRESGALDEVEGMIARHVRESLAALRDAPIGSRAKNQLELLVDSVTRRVT, encoded by the coding sequence GTGCCCGAAAGCGACCGCCTCGTCAGCCACGTCCAGACCCGCCTCGACGACTTCCTGACGGCGCAGGCGGCGGGACTCCGGGAGATCAGCCCGGATCTTGTGCCCATCCAGGAGTTCTCCTCGGATCTGCTGAGAGGCGGCAAGCGGTTCCGCGCGCAGTTCTGCTACTGGGGCTGGCGCTCGGTCATCGACCTCGAGCCCTCCCCCGCCGGACGCCCGCAGGGCGAGGAGCGACCGGGCTATCGCGCCGTCGTCGGCGTCGCCGCCGGCCTCGAGATCTTCCACGCCGCTGCGCTCGTGCACGACGACATCATCGACCGCTCCGACACGCGTCGCGGCCGACCCGCTGCCCACCGGCGCTTCGAGGCGCTCCACGCAGCCGGCGGCTGGGTCGGATCCTCGCCGCGCTTCGGCGAGGCGGGCGCGACCCTCCTCGGTGACCTCCTCCTGGGCTGGAGCGACGAGCTGCTCATCGACTCGCTCCTGGCGCTGGCGGACGGATCGGCGGCACGCGCCACCCGCGCCGAGCTCGCCACGATGCGGACCCAGGTCACGCTCGGCCAGTACCTCGACGTGCTCGAGGAGGTGGCGTGGCCGACGGTGCCCGAGGAGGACACTCTCGCCCGCGCGCACAACGTGATCGTCTACAAGTCCGCGAAGTACAGCATCGAGGCCCCGCTCGTCGTCGGCGCGAGCCTCGCGGGGGCGACGCCCGAGCAGGTCGTGGCCCTACGTGCCATCGGGCTGCCGCTCGGCATCGCGTTCCAGCTGCGCGACGACGTGCTCGGCGTCTTCGGCGACAGCGCCGTGACCGGGAAGCCGAGCGGTGACGACCTCCGCGAGGGCAAGCGGACGGTCCTGATCGCGCTGGCACGCCGCCGGCTCCCGGACGGCGTGCGCCGCACGGTGGACGCGCTCCTCGGGGATCCGGACCTCGACGACGAGCAGATCCGCGTGCTCCAGTCGATCCTGCGCGAGAGCGGGGCCCTCGACGAGGTCGAGGGGATGATCGCGCGCCACGTGCGGGAGTCACTGGCGGCGCTGCGTGACGCACCCATCGGCTCCCGCGCGAAGAACCAGCTCGAGCTGCTCGTCGACAGCGTCACGCGCCGCGTCACCTGA
- a CDS encoding Rv2175c family DNA-binding protein, which produces MNEPYADREWLTVPDLVDLLGLTVSRVRRLIEDRRLLAVRLDGVLKVPAVFLRDGEPLSELRGTIIVLGDNGFTDEEAMQWLLTEEPSLGAAPVDALLAGRKAEVRRVAQASA; this is translated from the coding sequence GTGAACGAGCCCTATGCCGACCGTGAGTGGTTGACCGTCCCCGATCTCGTCGACCTCCTGGGTCTCACCGTCAGCCGCGTGCGTCGGCTCATCGAGGACAGGCGCCTGCTGGCCGTCCGTCTCGACGGCGTGCTCAAGGTGCCGGCTGTGTTCCTGCGTGACGGCGAGCCGCTGTCCGAGCTGCGGGGCACGATCATCGTGCTCGGCGACAACGGCTTCACCGACGAGGAGGCCATGCAGTGGCTCCTCACGGAGGAGCCGAGCCTCGGCGCGGCCCCCGTGGACGCGCTGCTCGCCGGGCGCAAGGCCGAGGTGCGGCGAGTGGCCCAGGCCAGCGCCTGA